Proteins encoded by one window of Microplitis mediator isolate UGA2020A chromosome 1, iyMicMedi2.1, whole genome shotgun sequence:
- the LOC130662898 gene encoding DE-cadherin isoform X2 encodes MQTIQKVYTESVPQDHPPNAEVMRVSATDIDDGNNSVIQYSLTASRNTDDASYFKIDEKTGVIYLSQAIKHGPDYKFRLIARAQDLGRPEPKASEIDLEIRVVDSYKKAPTFLGTSANTLNPLLIPENFTGFDLSLVQVTAASNIPDNPNGLIFELVTGGTEQANKANTFRLESEGNTAHIKLAQHLDYERVTEYTLIVRVQNNYDLAAETVVNIQVLDVNDNIPVFVEMKKGSVLENELPGVPVMQVRAIDHDGTEANNQVTYELDNYKDYFAIDKYTGNITTLTTFDREKVDTYNVKIIATDNSPSALYKTGEPNRGQQDFRIEIADKNDNPPHFNRSVYTANSILENTNVNALVTEVKADDNDTASPVIYSIIAGNADDSFYIEGTTGKIRIKRPLDYEKITEYNLTVRAFDGMYADNATVKIFIENVNDNPPIFTQDFDRNPTIEEEKLIDGCLTQVSAYDPDIKNRSADQHIAYFIVKEDQQPLLEISKTGCIKLKKPLDRDPPTGYPMWTVIVMARDEDGAPTALQALVMVNITLIDINDNAPFLDMIQPVVWYENQQPDNITKLRARDFDSDENGPPFHFSIDPAADNSIDLFEKFSIIGDDLRANVVFDREECKQYELPIVISDSGRPRSMTGTSTLTIVIGDENDNRMEEGTSSIFVYNYKNKGKNQLDSEDVIQDTEIGRVYVNDLDDWDLPDKYFSWLDGGDYHEGFSLDPHTGMITMLSSNTWVDNTYLLKFVVKESSPLIPSHTVNAYVNVTVKLIPEEAVVKSGSIRFYGSTPEEFVAPRKDSNISKKDIFHERLATILNTTIDNIDVFTVLVSPHQQGFQSKDTKKRVPLLDVRFSAHGSPYYAAEKLNTIVSRHAVNIERELEMDIMMVSIDECLQEQVHCNNSCRNYLNISGTRPYVVYTNLTSFVGVRAIVDPQCTCHVAEPIVCLNGGTPLLAGTPMRSGEIIGTERCECPPGLEGPRCELLDIAFHGDGWAVMPALEKACDDSHLGVELKTFNDFGLVFYIGPMIYSKTLGVQDFMSLEIQNGYPVLYVNYGSGTVRLEQTQTKLSDGKEHRIDIYWTKSVVEMKIDNCGGSNCMSLGGPPGDNDFLNVNSPVQIGGNGLGTTDFHELSTLFNWTFTPTDRGFYGCIRNMTINGNTYNFGNLALAKNAYAGCDSGMAKAVSFSLDTNFWVVIAVCLIILFLLVAGIFAHRRRSDEHYKDMDDIRENIINYEDEGGGEVDTGYDLNVLRRIYDSPSVLGGGNGGIDSKLASVINQGKGGIGNDEIPDICSFLDGKKSNCDKDPDINPFDDVRHYAYEGDGNSDGSLSSLASCTDDGDLKFNYLSNFGPRFRKLADMYGEEPSDDDDDDDEDDDDNVGVDVDNDSNINNDACRRRRFRQDDNHGNNSGINNDNRPAPMPRIRNTGNDERESESWC; translated from the exons ATGCAAACAATACAAAAG GTTTACACAGAATCAGTGCCACAAGATCACCCGCCAAACGCCGAGGTGATGCGCGTATCAGCAACAGATATCGACGACGGTAATAATTCCGTAATCCAATACAGTCTCACTGCATCGCGTAATACCGATGACGCTTCTTACTTCAAAATAGACGAAAAAACTGGAGTTATTTATCTCAGCCAAGCAATTAAG CATGGTCCCGATTACAAATTTCGCCTGATCGCCCGCGCCCAAGATCTCGGTCGCCCAGAGCCAAAAGCCAGTGAAATAGATTTGGAAATTCGTGTCGTTGACTCTTACAAAAAAGCTCCCACATTTTTAGGAACTTCAGCCAATACTCTAAACCCACTTTTAATTCCCGAAAATTTTACTGGTTTTGATCTATCACTAGTTCAAGTAACCGCCGCTTCAAATATTCCCGACAACCCAAACGGTCTTATATTTGAATTAGTTACCGGTGGAACAGAACAAGCAAACAAAGCCAACACATTTCGTCTCGAATCCGAAGGTAATACTGCGCACATAAAATTAGCTCAGCATCTTGACTACGAGCGAGTTACCGAATACACTTTGATCGTTCGTGTTCAAAACAATTATGATTTAGCCGCCGAAACGGTTGTCAACATCCAAGTATTGGATGTCAATGACAATATTCCCGTTTTtgttgaaatgaaaaaagGAAGCGTTTTAGAAAATGAGTTACCAGGTGTACCAGTAATGCAGGTCCGCGCTATCGATCATGACGGAACAGAAGCCAACAATCAAGTTACCTATGAACTAGATAATTACAAAGATTATTTTGCAATCGATAAATATACCGGTAATATAACAACTCTGACAACTTTCGATCGTGAAAAAGTCGATACTTATAATGTCAAAATAATAGCAACAGACAATTCACCCAGTGCTTTATACAAAACCGGAGAACCAAATCGTGGACAACAAGATTTCCGTATCGAAATAGCCGACAAAAATGATAACCCACCGCATTTTAATCGTTCCGTTTACACCGCAAATTCAATTCTAGAAAATACGAATGTCAATGCACTAGTTACTGAAGTAAAAGCTGATGACAATGACACAGCTAGTCCTGTTATTTACTCAATAATTGCCGGTAATGCGGATGACAGTTTTTACATTGAAGGTACAACTGGTAAAATTCGTATAAAACGTCCACTtgattacgaaaaaataacAGAGTATAATTTAACAGTACGCGCATTTGATGGCATGTATGCCGACAATGCAAcagtcaaaatatttattgaaaacgTAAATGACAATCCCCCAATATTTACACAAGATTTCGATCGCAATCCAACAATTGAGGAAGAAAAACTTATCGATGGCTGCTTGACCCAAGTGAGCGCTTACGATCCTGATATCAAGAACCGTAGCGCAGATCAACATATCGCGTATTTTATTGTCAAAGAAGACCAGCAGCCTCTGTTAGAAATAAGCAAAACTGGTTgtattaaactgaaaaaacCGTTGGATCGCGATCCGCCGACAGGTTATCCCATGTGGACAGTTATCGTGATGGCGCGTGATGAAGATGGAGCTCCAACGGCACTGCAGGCATTGGTGATGGTCAACATAACCCTGATAGACATTAACGACAACGCGCCATTTTTAGATATGATCCAACCGGTAGTTTGGTATGAAAACCAACAGCCAGAcaatattacaaaattacgCGCCCGTGATTTTGATTCAGATGAAAACGGACCGCCCTTCCATTTTTCAATAGACCCGGCAGCTGATAATAGTATTgacttatttgaaaaattcagtATCATCGGTGACGATTTACGCGCGAATGTTGTTTTTGATCGTGAAGAATGCAAACAATATGAATTACCGATCGTTATTAGCGACAGTGGACGTCCTAGATCAATGACCGGTACATCAACGCTGACTATTGTCATTGGTGATGAAAATGACAACCGTATGGAAGAAGGTACCAGTTCTAtttttgtatacaattacaaAAACAAAGGAAAGAATCAACTAGACAGTGAAGATGTAATTCAAGATACTGAAATCGGGCGGGTTTACGTCAATGATTTAGACGATTGGGATTTACCAGATAAATATTTCTCTTGGTTAGACGGCGGTGATTATCATGAAGGATTTAGTTTAGACCCACATACTGGTATGATAACAATGCTCTCATCAAATACTTGGGTTGataatacttatttattaaaattcgttGTCAAAGAATCGAGTCCGCTGATTCCTAGTCATACTGTTAATGCTTACGTTAATGTAACAGTTAAATTAATACCCGAAGAAGCTGTTGTTAAATCTGGTTCGATAAGATTTTATGGTTCAACGCCTGAAGAATTTGTTGCGCCAAGAAAAGATTCAAATATTAGCAAGAAAGATATTTTCCATGAGCGATTAGCGACAATATTAAACACGACCATTGATAATATTGATGTCTTTACGGTACTGGTGTCTCCTCATCAGCAAGGATTCCAAAGTAAGGATACTAAGAAACGAGTGCCTTTGCTGGATGTTCGTTTTTCGGCCCACGGAAGCCCGTACTATGCTgcggaaaaattaaatactatcGTATCCCGGCATGCGGTTAATATCGAACGTGAATTAGAGATGGACATAATGATGGTCAGCATTGATGAGTGTCTGCAAGAGCAAGTTCACTGTAATAATTCATgccgtaattatttaaacatatcAGGAACCCGGCCGTATGTTGTCTACACAAACTTGACATCATTTGTTGGCGTTCGAGCCATCGTTGATCCTCAGTGTACGTGTCATGTTGCTGAACCAATCGTGTGTCTCAATGGCGGAACGCCTTTGCTTGCTGGCACCCCAATGCGCTCTGGTGAAATAATCGGTACTGAACGCTGCGAGTGTCCGCCAGGGCTCGAAGGACCAAGATGCGAGTTACTAGACATCGCTTTCCATGGCGATGGGTGGGCAGTTATGCCTGCTCTTGAAAAAGCCTGTGATGATTCACATCTAGGAGTTGAACTAAAAACATTCAATGATTTTGGACTAGTATTTTACATCGGTCCGATGATTTACAGCAAAACTCTTGGGGTTCAAGACTTTATGTCTTTAGAAATTCAAAATGGATATCCGGTTTTGTATGTAAACTATGGCAGTGGTACAGTTCGACTTGAACAGACACAAACAAAGCTTAGTGACGGTAAAGAACATCGGATTGATATTTACTGGACCAAGTCCGttgttgaaatgaaaatagacAATTGCGGTGGGTCGAATTGTATGAGTTTAGGTGGCCCGCCAGGTGACAATGATTTTCTTAATGTTAATTCGCCTGTACAAATTGGCGGCAATGGACTAGGAACTACTGATTTTCATGAACTATCTACATTGTTTAACTGGACTTTCACTCCCACTGATCGTGGTTTCTACGGTTGCATTCGCAACATGACTATCAATGGTAACACTTATAATTTTGGTAATTTAGCTTTGGCTAAAAATGCCTACGCCGGATGTGACAGCGGAATGGCTAAGGCAGTATCATTTTCACTGGATACAAACTTTTGGGTTGTTATTGCCGTTTGTTTGATAATATTGTTCTTACTTGTTGCGGGAATATTCGCACACAGACGTAGAAGTGATGAACACTATAAAGACATGGATGACATTagagaaaatataataaattacgaaGATGAAGGTGGCGGTGAAGTAGATACTGGTTATGATTTGAATGTCCTAAGACGAATTTATGATTCTCCGAGCGTCCTAGGTGGCGGTAATGGCGGCATTGATTCGAAACTTGCTTCTGTTATCAATCAAGGCAAAGGTGGTATTGGTAATGATGAAATACCGGACATCTGTAGTTTTTTGgatggaaaaaaatcaaattgtgATAAAGATCCGGACATTAATCCATTTGATGATGTCCGGCATTATGCTTATGAAGGTGATGGTAATTCAGATGGTTCATTGTCGTCATTGGCATCTTGTACTGATGATGGtgacttgaaatttaattatttgtctaATTTTGGACCAAGATTTAGAAAGTTGGCTGATATGTATGGCGAGGAACCGagcgatgatgatgatgatgatgacgaagatgatgatgataatgttggtgttgatgttgataatgacagtaatattaataatgatgcATGTAGACGTAGACGATTTAGACAAGATGATAATCATGGTAATAATAgtggtattaataatgataatagacCAGCGCCTATGCCTAGAATAAGAAATACTGGTAATGATGAACGAGAGAGTGAAAGTTGGTGTTGA
- the LOC130662898 gene encoding DE-cadherin isoform X1: MGIRILRKARLRSFGIIIESLWLFAIFCGTLEAANLRHTRQADFRSQYFNIEDSVTKDDNHNHKPVFYDCLKLAPRVKEDEPAGTIVITVHAEDRDPPDEGGTITYSFVTAPGEKLKFEINNVTGLIKTTQVLDRDEPAREKEAYLTVLATDNGRPQLDDVCTFKVTIEDVNDNAPVFDKVVYTESVPQDHPPNAEVMRVSATDIDDGNNSVIQYSLTASRNTDDASYFKIDEKTGVIYLSQAIKHGPDYKFRLIARAQDLGRPEPKASEIDLEIRVVDSYKKAPTFLGTSANTLNPLLIPENFTGFDLSLVQVTAASNIPDNPNGLIFELVTGGTEQANKANTFRLESEGNTAHIKLAQHLDYERVTEYTLIVRVQNNYDLAAETVVNIQVLDVNDNIPVFVEMKKGSVLENELPGVPVMQVRAIDHDGTEANNQVTYELDNYKDYFAIDKYTGNITTLTTFDREKVDTYNVKIIATDNSPSALYKTGEPNRGQQDFRIEIADKNDNPPHFNRSVYTANSILENTNVNALVTEVKADDNDTASPVIYSIIAGNADDSFYIEGTTGKIRIKRPLDYEKITEYNLTVRAFDGMYADNATVKIFIENVNDNPPIFTQDFDRNPTIEEEKLIDGCLTQVSAYDPDIKNRSADQHIAYFIVKEDQQPLLEISKTGCIKLKKPLDRDPPTGYPMWTVIVMARDEDGAPTALQALVMVNITLIDINDNAPFLDMIQPVVWYENQQPDNITKLRARDFDSDENGPPFHFSIDPAADNSIDLFEKFSIIGDDLRANVVFDREECKQYELPIVISDSGRPRSMTGTSTLTIVIGDENDNRMEEGTSSIFVYNYKNKGKNQLDSEDVIQDTEIGRVYVNDLDDWDLPDKYFSWLDGGDYHEGFSLDPHTGMITMLSSNTWVDNTYLLKFVVKESSPLIPSHTVNAYVNVTVKLIPEEAVVKSGSIRFYGSTPEEFVAPRKDSNISKKDIFHERLATILNTTIDNIDVFTVLVSPHQQGFQSKDTKKRVPLLDVRFSAHGSPYYAAEKLNTIVSRHAVNIERELEMDIMMVSIDECLQEQVHCNNSCRNYLNISGTRPYVVYTNLTSFVGVRAIVDPQCTCHVAEPIVCLNGGTPLLAGTPMRSGEIIGTERCECPPGLEGPRCELLDIAFHGDGWAVMPALEKACDDSHLGVELKTFNDFGLVFYIGPMIYSKTLGVQDFMSLEIQNGYPVLYVNYGSGTVRLEQTQTKLSDGKEHRIDIYWTKSVVEMKIDNCGGSNCMSLGGPPGDNDFLNVNSPVQIGGNGLGTTDFHELSTLFNWTFTPTDRGFYGCIRNMTINGNTYNFGNLALAKNAYAGCDSGMAKAVSFSLDTNFWVVIAVCLIILFLLVAGIFAHRRRSDEHYKDMDDIRENIINYEDEGGGEVDTGYDLNVLRRIYDSPSVLGGGNGGIDSKLASVINQGKGGIGNDEIPDICSFLDGKKSNCDKDPDINPFDDVRHYAYEGDGNSDGSLSSLASCTDDGDLKFNYLSNFGPRFRKLADMYGEEPSDDDDDDDEDDDDNVGVDVDNDSNINNDACRRRRFRQDDNHGNNSGINNDNRPAPMPRIRNTGNDERESESWC; this comes from the exons ATGGGGATAAGAATTTTGAGAAAGGCGAGGCTTAGATCCTTTGGAATAATCATTGAAAGTCTTTGGCTGTTTGCTATATTCTGTGGAACTTTAG aagcaGCAAATCTAAGACACACAAGACAAGCAGATTTCCGTTCACAGTATTTCAATATTGAAGATTCAGtg acAAAAGATGACAATCACAATCATAAACCTGTATTTTATGATTGTCTTAAATTGGCACCAAGAGTTAAAGAAGATGAACCCGCAGGTACTATTGTTATAACAGTACACGCTGAAGATCGTGATCCACCAGATGAAGGag gtacAATAACTTACAGTTTTGTCACGGCACctggtgaaaaattaaaatttgaaataaataatgtcaCTGGATTGATAAAAACAACTCAGGTATTAGATAGAGATGAACCGGCACGTGAAAAAGAAGCATATTTAACAGTATTAGCAACAGATAATGGTCGCCCACAACTTGATGATGTTTGTACATTTAAAGTAACAATCGAAGATGTTAATGATAATGCGCCGGTCTTTGACAAAGTC GTTTACACAGAATCAGTGCCACAAGATCACCCGCCAAACGCCGAGGTGATGCGCGTATCAGCAACAGATATCGACGACGGTAATAATTCCGTAATCCAATACAGTCTCACTGCATCGCGTAATACCGATGACGCTTCTTACTTCAAAATAGACGAAAAAACTGGAGTTATTTATCTCAGCCAAGCAATTAAG CATGGTCCCGATTACAAATTTCGCCTGATCGCCCGCGCCCAAGATCTCGGTCGCCCAGAGCCAAAAGCCAGTGAAATAGATTTGGAAATTCGTGTCGTTGACTCTTACAAAAAAGCTCCCACATTTTTAGGAACTTCAGCCAATACTCTAAACCCACTTTTAATTCCCGAAAATTTTACTGGTTTTGATCTATCACTAGTTCAAGTAACCGCCGCTTCAAATATTCCCGACAACCCAAACGGTCTTATATTTGAATTAGTTACCGGTGGAACAGAACAAGCAAACAAAGCCAACACATTTCGTCTCGAATCCGAAGGTAATACTGCGCACATAAAATTAGCTCAGCATCTTGACTACGAGCGAGTTACCGAATACACTTTGATCGTTCGTGTTCAAAACAATTATGATTTAGCCGCCGAAACGGTTGTCAACATCCAAGTATTGGATGTCAATGACAATATTCCCGTTTTtgttgaaatgaaaaaagGAAGCGTTTTAGAAAATGAGTTACCAGGTGTACCAGTAATGCAGGTCCGCGCTATCGATCATGACGGAACAGAAGCCAACAATCAAGTTACCTATGAACTAGATAATTACAAAGATTATTTTGCAATCGATAAATATACCGGTAATATAACAACTCTGACAACTTTCGATCGTGAAAAAGTCGATACTTATAATGTCAAAATAATAGCAACAGACAATTCACCCAGTGCTTTATACAAAACCGGAGAACCAAATCGTGGACAACAAGATTTCCGTATCGAAATAGCCGACAAAAATGATAACCCACCGCATTTTAATCGTTCCGTTTACACCGCAAATTCAATTCTAGAAAATACGAATGTCAATGCACTAGTTACTGAAGTAAAAGCTGATGACAATGACACAGCTAGTCCTGTTATTTACTCAATAATTGCCGGTAATGCGGATGACAGTTTTTACATTGAAGGTACAACTGGTAAAATTCGTATAAAACGTCCACTtgattacgaaaaaataacAGAGTATAATTTAACAGTACGCGCATTTGATGGCATGTATGCCGACAATGCAAcagtcaaaatatttattgaaaacgTAAATGACAATCCCCCAATATTTACACAAGATTTCGATCGCAATCCAACAATTGAGGAAGAAAAACTTATCGATGGCTGCTTGACCCAAGTGAGCGCTTACGATCCTGATATCAAGAACCGTAGCGCAGATCAACATATCGCGTATTTTATTGTCAAAGAAGACCAGCAGCCTCTGTTAGAAATAAGCAAAACTGGTTgtattaaactgaaaaaacCGTTGGATCGCGATCCGCCGACAGGTTATCCCATGTGGACAGTTATCGTGATGGCGCGTGATGAAGATGGAGCTCCAACGGCACTGCAGGCATTGGTGATGGTCAACATAACCCTGATAGACATTAACGACAACGCGCCATTTTTAGATATGATCCAACCGGTAGTTTGGTATGAAAACCAACAGCCAGAcaatattacaaaattacgCGCCCGTGATTTTGATTCAGATGAAAACGGACCGCCCTTCCATTTTTCAATAGACCCGGCAGCTGATAATAGTATTgacttatttgaaaaattcagtATCATCGGTGACGATTTACGCGCGAATGTTGTTTTTGATCGTGAAGAATGCAAACAATATGAATTACCGATCGTTATTAGCGACAGTGGACGTCCTAGATCAATGACCGGTACATCAACGCTGACTATTGTCATTGGTGATGAAAATGACAACCGTATGGAAGAAGGTACCAGTTCTAtttttgtatacaattacaaAAACAAAGGAAAGAATCAACTAGACAGTGAAGATGTAATTCAAGATACTGAAATCGGGCGGGTTTACGTCAATGATTTAGACGATTGGGATTTACCAGATAAATATTTCTCTTGGTTAGACGGCGGTGATTATCATGAAGGATTTAGTTTAGACCCACATACTGGTATGATAACAATGCTCTCATCAAATACTTGGGTTGataatacttatttattaaaattcgttGTCAAAGAATCGAGTCCGCTGATTCCTAGTCATACTGTTAATGCTTACGTTAATGTAACAGTTAAATTAATACCCGAAGAAGCTGTTGTTAAATCTGGTTCGATAAGATTTTATGGTTCAACGCCTGAAGAATTTGTTGCGCCAAGAAAAGATTCAAATATTAGCAAGAAAGATATTTTCCATGAGCGATTAGCGACAATATTAAACACGACCATTGATAATATTGATGTCTTTACGGTACTGGTGTCTCCTCATCAGCAAGGATTCCAAAGTAAGGATACTAAGAAACGAGTGCCTTTGCTGGATGTTCGTTTTTCGGCCCACGGAAGCCCGTACTATGCTgcggaaaaattaaatactatcGTATCCCGGCATGCGGTTAATATCGAACGTGAATTAGAGATGGACATAATGATGGTCAGCATTGATGAGTGTCTGCAAGAGCAAGTTCACTGTAATAATTCATgccgtaattatttaaacatatcAGGAACCCGGCCGTATGTTGTCTACACAAACTTGACATCATTTGTTGGCGTTCGAGCCATCGTTGATCCTCAGTGTACGTGTCATGTTGCTGAACCAATCGTGTGTCTCAATGGCGGAACGCCTTTGCTTGCTGGCACCCCAATGCGCTCTGGTGAAATAATCGGTACTGAACGCTGCGAGTGTCCGCCAGGGCTCGAAGGACCAAGATGCGAGTTACTAGACATCGCTTTCCATGGCGATGGGTGGGCAGTTATGCCTGCTCTTGAAAAAGCCTGTGATGATTCACATCTAGGAGTTGAACTAAAAACATTCAATGATTTTGGACTAGTATTTTACATCGGTCCGATGATTTACAGCAAAACTCTTGGGGTTCAAGACTTTATGTCTTTAGAAATTCAAAATGGATATCCGGTTTTGTATGTAAACTATGGCAGTGGTACAGTTCGACTTGAACAGACACAAACAAAGCTTAGTGACGGTAAAGAACATCGGATTGATATTTACTGGACCAAGTCCGttgttgaaatgaaaatagacAATTGCGGTGGGTCGAATTGTATGAGTTTAGGTGGCCCGCCAGGTGACAATGATTTTCTTAATGTTAATTCGCCTGTACAAATTGGCGGCAATGGACTAGGAACTACTGATTTTCATGAACTATCTACATTGTTTAACTGGACTTTCACTCCCACTGATCGTGGTTTCTACGGTTGCATTCGCAACATGACTATCAATGGTAACACTTATAATTTTGGTAATTTAGCTTTGGCTAAAAATGCCTACGCCGGATGTGACAGCGGAATGGCTAAGGCAGTATCATTTTCACTGGATACAAACTTTTGGGTTGTTATTGCCGTTTGTTTGATAATATTGTTCTTACTTGTTGCGGGAATATTCGCACACAGACGTAGAAGTGATGAACACTATAAAGACATGGATGACATTagagaaaatataataaattacgaaGATGAAGGTGGCGGTGAAGTAGATACTGGTTATGATTTGAATGTCCTAAGACGAATTTATGATTCTCCGAGCGTCCTAGGTGGCGGTAATGGCGGCATTGATTCGAAACTTGCTTCTGTTATCAATCAAGGCAAAGGTGGTATTGGTAATGATGAAATACCGGACATCTGTAGTTTTTTGgatggaaaaaaatcaaattgtgATAAAGATCCGGACATTAATCCATTTGATGATGTCCGGCATTATGCTTATGAAGGTGATGGTAATTCAGATGGTTCATTGTCGTCATTGGCATCTTGTACTGATGATGGtgacttgaaatttaattatttgtctaATTTTGGACCAAGATTTAGAAAGTTGGCTGATATGTATGGCGAGGAACCGagcgatgatgatgatgatgatgacgaagatgatgatgataatgttggtgttgatgttgataatgacagtaatattaataatgatgcATGTAGACGTAGACGATTTAGACAAGATGATAATCATGGTAATAATAgtggtattaataatgataatagacCAGCGCCTATGCCTAGAATAAGAAATACTGGTAATGATGAACGAGAGAGTGAAAGTTGGTGTTGA